The Campylobacter ureolyticus ACS-301-V-Sch3b genome has a segment encoding these proteins:
- the dsbD gene encoding protein-disulfide reductase DsbD encodes MIRNIFLFILTICFLNAEPVNVSEAFKINEKAGSSGISFDIAIDKSVYLYEDEFKVFLGSENITKILDLPKPKKHKEYLIYDENFTLFIPSNLILNNSTITLKFLGCAYDGYCYNPQNLKFNLSKTENGFKISKIKDKKVSNNNKNYENKISSDIKNNNFFITIITFFGYGLLLALTPCVFPMIPILSSIIVSKCKNSKNNNKKAFLISFIYVFAMSLAYSIAGILATYFGSSVQGFLQIPWVIILFSLIFIVLAFSMFGFYELQLPASLQSKISKKSESKNGLIGVFIMGFLSALIVGPCVAAPLAGALVYIAQSGNLLLGGSALFIMSFGMGMPLLLIGLGANRFLPKPGYWMNEISKIFGFIMLFMAVWMLSRLISSNLSLLLYGVLGIFFGVSLFPVKKDSAIFKKFKFGFSLVVIIYSVVLIIGFASGSNSLTNPLNNTFKSQLKENLNFKKVSNLNELKEVVRGSKKPVLIDFWATWCVNCKELDDTLNLAEISEILSNFELIKVDVTKNSKDDLELMKEFQIFGPPALIFFKNGKELQKYKVIGDIKKIELAKNLNKILNL; translated from the coding sequence TTGATAAGAAATATTTTTTTATTTATTCTTACGATATGTTTTTTAAACGCAGAACCAGTAAATGTAAGTGAAGCTTTTAAAATTAATGAAAAAGCTGGTTCTTCTGGCATTAGCTTTGATATAGCTATAGATAAAAGTGTTTATCTTTATGAAGATGAGTTTAAGGTGTTTTTAGGAAGTGAAAATATTACAAAAATTTTAGATTTACCAAAGCCTAAAAAACACAAAGAGTATTTGATTTATGATGAAAATTTTACTCTTTTTATACCATCAAATTTGATCTTAAACAATTCAACTATAACGCTTAAATTTTTAGGTTGTGCTTATGATGGATATTGCTACAATCCTCAAAATTTAAAATTTAATCTTTCAAAAACTGAAAATGGCTTTAAAATATCAAAAATTAAAGATAAAAAAGTTAGCAATAATAATAAAAATTATGAAAATAAAATTTCATCAGATATAAAAAACAATAATTTTTTTATCACTATAATAACATTTTTTGGGTATGGACTTTTGTTGGCTTTAACGCCTTGTGTTTTTCCTATGATTCCGATTTTATCATCTATTATAGTTTCAAAATGTAAAAATAGTAAAAACAATAATAAAAAAGCTTTTCTAATAAGTTTTATTTATGTTTTTGCTATGTCGCTAGCTTATTCTATTGCTGGTATTTTGGCTACATATTTTGGCTCCAGCGTTCAAGGATTTTTACAAATTCCTTGGGTTATTATTTTATTTAGTTTAATTTTTATAGTCTTAGCTTTTAGTATGTTTGGATTTTATGAGTTACAGCTTCCTGCTTCACTTCAAAGTAAAATTAGTAAAAAAAGTGAGAGTAAAAATGGGCTAATTGGGGTTTTTATAATGGGTTTTTTATCAGCTTTGATAGTTGGCCCTTGTGTGGCTGCACCACTTGCTGGAGCATTAGTCTACATAGCTCAAAGCGGTAATTTATTACTTGGTGGAAGTGCATTATTTATAATGAGTTTTGGTATGGGAATGCCACTTTTGCTGATAGGACTTGGAGCTAATAGGTTTTTACCAAAACCTGGATATTGGATGAATGAGATAAGTAAAATTTTTGGATTTATTATGTTATTTATGGCGGTTTGGATGCTCTCAAGACTAATAAGTTCAAATTTAAGCCTGCTTTTATACGGAGTTCTTGGTATATTTTTTGGTGTAAGTTTATTTCCTGTAAAAAAGGATAGTGCCATCTTTAAAAAATTCAAATTTGGATTTAGTTTAGTGGTGATAATTTACTCAGTTGTCTTAATAATTGGTTTTGCAAGCGGTTCAAATAGTCTAACTAATCCACTTAATAATACTTTTAAAAGCCAACTAAAAGAAAATTTAAATTTTAAAAAAGTATCAAATTTAAATGAATTAAAAGAAGTCGTTAGGGGTAGTAAAAAACCAGTTTTAATTGATTTTTGGGCTACTTGGTGTGTTAACTGTAAAGAGTTAGATGATACTTTAAATTTGGCAGAAATTTCTGAAATTTTATCAAATTTTGAGCTTATAAAAGTTGATGTTACGAAAAATAGCAAGGATGATTTAGAACTGATGAAAGAATTTCAAATATTTGGACCACCTGCTTTAATATTTTTTAAAAATGGCAAAGAGCTTCAAAAATATAAAGTCATAGGCGATATTAAAAAAATTGAACTTGCTAAAAATCTAAATAAAATTTTAAATTTATAA